A region from the Cygnus olor isolate bCygOlo1 chromosome 24, bCygOlo1.pri.v2, whole genome shotgun sequence genome encodes:
- the PSRC1 gene encoding proline/serine-rich coiled-coil protein 1 isoform X1, producing MTEERDVRFITEERFDFGALSPSDSREEEEEEEEDEEPPGGGAGGRWSPLSGARLEEMVREATRLAAQLQQCRLPPLAPGPQGGGGSPRSPRRETFVVKDSPVRALLPTVPPARQDTPGCHPPPAPKGPPPGGRGTLGRGGPPRLCPPRGAGAAARGKSEPLRKGTAGQPKARGGGAAAPPTRAPRARATTAAVPVPSSRPPPPSAIPKPPGRAGTLGTAPGGRGPPRASVAAPRGAGAAPGGAGSGCRAAPPGSRLRPPRKTTASSTPR from the exons ATGACGGAGGAGCGAG acgTCCGGTTCATCACCGAGGAGAGGTTCGACTTCGGCGCCCTGTCCCCCTCCGACAG ccgggaggaggaggaggaggaagaggaggatgaggagcccccgggggggggcgcgggcggGCGCTGGAGCCCCCTGAGCGGGGCCCGGCTGGAGGAGATGGTGCGCGAGGCCACGCGGCTGGcggcccagctgcagcagtgccgCCTGCCCCCCCTGGCCCCCGGCCcgcaggggggggggggcagcccccgcagcccccgccgcgAGACCTTCGTGGTGAAGGACAGCCCCGTGCGGGCGCTGCTGCCCACCGTGCCCCCCGCCCGCCAG GACACCCCCGGCTGTCACCCCCCACCGGCACCCAAGGGACCCCCAcctgggggcagggggaccCTTGGCCGGGGCGGCCCCCCCCGGCTGTGCCCCCCgcgtggggcaggggctgcggcGCGGGGCAAGTCCGAGCCCCTCCGGAAAGGGACGGCAG GCCAGCCAAAGGCGAGGGGTGGCGGTGCTGCCGCCCCCCCGACCCGTGCACCCCGCGCCAGGGCCACCACCGCTgccgtccctgtccccagcagccgcccccccccgcccagcgCCATCCCCAAGCCCCCCGGCCGGGCTGGGACGTTGGGGACGGCGCCGGGCGGGAGGGGACCCCCGCGGGCCAGCGTGGCGGCACCGAGAG GTGCAGGggcggcccccgggggggctggCTCAGGGtgcagagcagccccccccggcagccgccTGCGCCCACCCCGGAAGACGAcggccagcagcaccccgcGGTGA
- the PSRC1 gene encoding proline/serine-rich coiled-coil protein 1 isoform X2, whose protein sequence is MTEERDVRFITEERFDFGALSPSDSREEEEEEEEDEEPPGGGAGGRWSPLSGARLEEMVREATRLAAQLQQCRLPPLAPGPQGGGGSPRSPRRETFVVKDSPVRALLPTVPPARQDTPGCHPPPAPKGPPPGGRGTLGRGGPPRLCPPRGAGAAARGKSEPLRKGTAGQPKARGGGAAAPPTRAPRARATTAAVPVPSSRPPPRASVAAPRGAGAAPGGAGSGCRAAPPGSRLRPPRKTTASSTPR, encoded by the exons ATGACGGAGGAGCGAG acgTCCGGTTCATCACCGAGGAGAGGTTCGACTTCGGCGCCCTGTCCCCCTCCGACAG ccgggaggaggaggaggaggaagaggaggatgaggagcccccgggggggggcgcgggcggGCGCTGGAGCCCCCTGAGCGGGGCCCGGCTGGAGGAGATGGTGCGCGAGGCCACGCGGCTGGcggcccagctgcagcagtgccgCCTGCCCCCCCTGGCCCCCGGCCcgcaggggggggggggcagcccccgcagcccccgccgcgAGACCTTCGTGGTGAAGGACAGCCCCGTGCGGGCGCTGCTGCCCACCGTGCCCCCCGCCCGCCAG GACACCCCCGGCTGTCACCCCCCACCGGCACCCAAGGGACCCCCAcctgggggcagggggaccCTTGGCCGGGGCGGCCCCCCCCGGCTGTGCCCCCCgcgtggggcaggggctgcggcGCGGGGCAAGTCCGAGCCCCTCCGGAAAGGGACGGCAG GCCAGCCAAAGGCGAGGGGTGGCGGTGCTGCCGCCCCCCCGACCCGTGCACCCCGCGCCAGGGCCACCACCGCTgccgtccctgtccccagcagccgcccc CCCCCGCGGGCCAGCGTGGCGGCACCGAGAG GTGCAGGggcggcccccgggggggctggCTCAGGGtgcagagcagccccccccggcagccgccTGCGCCCACCCCGGAAGACGAcggccagcagcaccccgcGGTGA
- the PPIL1 gene encoding peptidyl-prolyl cis-trans isomerase-like 1, with translation MAAVPPDSWQPPTVTMETTMGTLVLELYWRHAPRTCKNFAELCRRGYYNGTRFHRVIRDFMVQGGDPTGTGRGGASIYGKQFEDELHPELKFTGAGVLAMANAGPDTNGSQFFLTLAPAQWLDGKHTIFGRVCQGIGVLNRVGMVETSAQDRPLDDVKVLRAVPAG, from the exons ATGGCGGCCGTGCCGCCCGACTCCTGGCAGCCGCCCACCGTCACCATGGAGACCAC GATGGGGACCCTGGTGCTGGAGCTGTACTGGCGCCACGCGCCGCGCACCTGCAAGAACTTCGCCGAGCTGTGCCGCCGCGGGTACTACAACGGCACCCGCTTCCACCGCGTCATCAGGGACTTCATGGTGCAGGGCGGCGACCCCACCGGCACCG GCCGCGGCGGGGCCTCCATCTACGGCAAGCAGTTTGAGGACGAGCTGCACCCCGAGCTGAAATTCACCG GCGCCGGCGTCCTGGCCATGGCCAACGCGGGGCCGGACACCAACGGCAGCCAGTTCTTCCTGACGCTGGCGCCCGCGCAGTGGCTGGACGGGAAGCACACCATCTTCGGCCGCGTCTGCCAGGGCATCGGCGTCCTCAACCGCGTGGGCATGGTGGAGACGAGCGCCCAGGACCGGCCCCTGGACGACGTCAAGGTGCTGCGCGCCGTGCCCGCGGGCTGA